The Choristoneura fumiferana chromosome 10, NRCan_CFum_1, whole genome shotgun sequence genome has a segment encoding these proteins:
- the osi gene encoding electron transfer flavoprotein regulatory factor orsai yields the protein MSQPHRAAVLNLYKTLLFLGREWPQGYDLFRKRLHKVFTKNSGETDPEKIATMLKHGGYVVKEIEALYKLKKYRTMKRRYYDDNK from the exons ATGTCTCAACCGCATAGAGCAGCTGTGTTAAATCTTTATAAAACG CTGTTATTCCTAGGGCGCGAATGGCCTCAAGGTTATGATCTATTTAGAAAACGCCTGCACAAAGTATTCACTAAGAATAGTGGGGAAACAGATCCAGAGAAAATAGCGACGATGCTCAAGCACGGAGGGTATGTTGTAAAAGAAATAGAAGCCctatataaactaaaaaagtaTCGAACGATGAAGCGAAGATATTATGATGACAACAAATAA